The following proteins are encoded in a genomic region of Brachypodium distachyon strain Bd21 chromosome 1, Brachypodium_distachyon_v3.0, whole genome shotgun sequence:
- the LOC100845368 gene encoding potassium transporter 10, with product MKSPSTMDPEAPAPPGTPPDRKEKPGGGGGGRQGRKKLPWRMTLSLAYQSLGVVYGDLSTSPLYVYKAAFADDIQHSETNEEILGVLSFVFWTLTLLPLLKYVCVVLRADDNGEGGTFALYSLLCRHARATLLPPGRAAAGDEDGGDGAVAKKYLETNGNAAAAATLGGRGGGAAASVRRMLERHKVLQRVLLVLALVGTCMVIGDGVLTPAISVFSAVSGLELSMEKGHHKYVELPLACFILVCLFALQHYGTHRVGFLFAPIVIAWLLCISMIGVYNIVIWEPHVYRALSPYYMYKFLKKTQRGGWMSLGGILLCVTGSEAMFADLGHFNQLSIQIAFTCMVYPSLILAYMGQAAYLSKHHILEGDYRIGFYVSVPEQIRWPVLAIAILAAVVGSQAVITGTFSMIKQCTALGCFPRVKIVHTSSKVHGQIYIPEINWILMILCLGATIGFRDTKHLGNASGLAVITVMLVTTCLMSLVIVLCWHKSIFLALGFIVFFGTIEALYFSASLIKFREGAWAPIALSFFFMLVMCIWHYGTIKKYEFDLQNKVSINWLLSLSPNLGIVRVRGIGLIHTEIDSGIPAIFSHFVTNLPAFHQVLIFMCIKDVSVPHVSPEERFLVGRIGPKEYRIYRCVVRYGYHDVHMDDQEFEKDLVCSVAEFIRSSGGGASAGAASKANGVWHGEEHDKVDEERMSVVASGSMRMLEEDDAMAGGTIAIGSSRARSGEIQSPSPSPSPVPVQLGVKKRVRFVLPATSLRPNAGVQEELKDLTDAREAGMAFILGHSYVKAKNGSSFLRRLVINFGYDFLRRNSRGPNYAVTVPHASTLEVGMIYYV from the exons ATGAAAAGCCCCTCTACCATGGATCCTGAGGCGCCGGCTCCACCGGGCACTCCGCCAGATAGGAAG GAGAAGcctgggggaggaggaggagggaggcaggGGCGCAAGAAGCTGCCATGGCGGATGACGCTGAGCCTGGCGTACCAGAGCCTCGGGGTGGTGTACGGCGACCTGAGCACGTCTCCCCTGTACGTGTACAAGGCGGCGTTCGCGGACGACATCCAGCACTCGGAGACCAACGAGGAGATCCTGGGCGTGCTCTCCTTCGTCTTCTGGACGCTCACCCTCCTCCCGCTCCTCAAGTACGTCTGCGTCGTCCTCCGCGCCGACGACAACGGCGAGGGCGGCACCTTCGCGCTCTACTCCCTCCTCTGCCGCCACGCGCGCGCCACCCTCCTCCCGccgggccgcgccgccgccggcgacgaggacggcggcgacggcgccgtcgccaAGAAGTACCTGGAGACCAACGgcaatgccgccgccgccgccacgctgggcgggcgcggcgggggcgcggccgCCAGCGTCAGGCGGATGCTGGAGCGGCACAAGGTGCTGCAGCgggtgctgctggtgctggcgCTGGTGGGCACCTGCATGGTGATTGGCGACGGCGTGCTCACCCCCGCCATCTCCG TGTTCTCCGCGGTGTCTGGGCTGGAGCTGTCCATGGAAAAGGGACACCACAAAT ATGTTGAGTTACCCCTTGCTTGCTTCATACTGGTTTGCCTGTTTGCACTGCAACACTATGGGACACACCGGGTGGGATTCCTTTTTGCTCCGATTGTGATAGCATGGCTTCTTTGTATAAGCATGATTGGTGTTTACAATATTGTGATATGGGAACCTCATGTCTATCGAGCATTATCCCCGTATTACATGTACAAGTTCTTGAAGAAAACACAGAGAGGAGGTTGGATGTCCCTGGGAGGAATACTGCTATGTGTTACTG GATCTGAAGCTATGTTTGCAGATCTGGGGCATTTTAATCAGTTGTCGATACAG ATTGCTTTTACTTGCATGGTCTATCCCTCACTGATCCTTGCATACATGGGCCAAGCTGCTTATCTGTCGAAGCATCATATCCTGGAAGGAGACTACAGGATCGGATTCTACGTGTCTGTGCCTG AACAAATCAGATGGCCCGTTCTCGCGATCGCCATTCTCGCAGCAGTAGTGGGGAGCCAAGCTGTTATCACTGGTACATTTTCAATGATCAAGCAGTGCACTGCTCTAGGCTGCTTTCCCCGGGTGAAGATCGTGCACACATCCTCCAAAGTACACGGACAGATATACATTCCGGAGATCAATTGGATCCTGATGATACTGTGCTTAGGCGCAACCATTGGATTCAGAGACACGAAACACTTGGGCAACGCATCAG GATTGGCTGTTATAACTGTAATGCTGGTCACGACATGTCTGATGTCGCTGGTGATAGTCTTGTGCTGGCACAAGAGCATATTCCTCGCCCTCGGGTTTATCGTGTTCTTCGGCACCATTGAGGCACTCTACTTCTCGGCATCGCTCATCAAGTTCAGGGAAGGAGCCTGGGCACCGATCGctctctccttcttcttcatgctGGTGATGTGCATCTGGCACTATGGCACCATCAAGAAGTACGAGTTCGACCTTCAGAACAAGGTGTCCATCAACTGGCTCCTCAGCCTCAGCCCGAACCTTGGCATCGTCCGTGTCCGGGGCATCGGCCTCATACACACCGAGATCGACAGCGGCATCCCTGCTATCTTCTCCCATTTCGTCACCAACCTACCTGCATTCCATCAG GTGCTCATCTTCATGTGCATCAAGGACGTGTCGGTGCCACACGTGTCACCTGAGGAGCGGTTCCTGGTCGGAAGGATCGGGCCCAAGGAGTACAGGATCTACCGGTGCGTGGTCCGGTACGGGTACCACGACGTGCACATGGACGACCAGGAATTCGAGAAGGACCTCGTGTGCAGCGTCGCCGAGTTCATACGCTCCTCAGGAGGCGGTGCCAGTGCTGGAGCGGCCTCCAAGGCCAACGGCGTGTGGCATGGTGAAGAGCACGACAAGGTTGACGAGGAGCGGATGTCAGTCGTTGCCTCAGGCAGCATGCGCATGCTGGAGGAGGATGATGCCATGGCTGGGGGCACCATCGCCATCGGTTCCTCGCGTGCCAGGTCAGGGGAGATACAGTCCCCGTCACCATCGCCGTCACCGGTGCCAGTGCAGCTGGGTGTGAAGAAGAGGGTGAGGTTCGTGCTGCCGGCGACGAGCCTGAGGCCGAACGCCGGCGTGCAGGAGGAGCTCAAGGACCTGACTGACGCCCGGGAGGCAGGCATGGCATTCATCCTGGGCCACTCCTACGTCAAGGCCAAGAACGGTTCCAGCTTCCTCCGCCGGCTGGTGATCAACTTCGGCTACGACTTCCTGAGGAGGAACAGCCGGGGGCCCAACTACGCCGTCACCGTCCCGCACGCCTCCACCCTCGAGGTCGGCATGATATACTatgtctga
- the LOC100845669 gene encoding importin subunit beta-1: MSLDVTQILLSAQSADGAIRKHAEESLKQFQEQNLPGFLFSLSSELASDEKPEESRRLAGLILKNALDAKEEHRKSELFQRWLALDAGVKAQIKALLLQTLSSPVANARSTSSQVIAKVAGIEIPQKQWPELIVSLLSSIHQVQPNVKQATLETLGYLCEEVSPEAVDQDQVNKILTAVVQGMNASEGNSEVRLAATRALYNALGFAQVNFSNDMERDYIMRVVCEATQSPEVKIRQAAFECLVAISSTYYDKLATYMQDIFNITAKAVKGDEESVALQAIEFWSSICDEEIDILDEYSSEFTADSDVPCYYFIKQALPALVPMLLETLLKQEEDQDLDEGAWNLAMAGGTCLGLVARTVGDDIVPLVMPFVEENITKPEWRQREAATYAFGSILEGPSADKLAPLVNVALNFMLSALIKDPNNHVKDTTAWTLGRIFEFLHGSALETPPIITAENCQQILTVLLQSMKDVPNVAEKACGALYFLAQGYVDAGSASPLSPFFQDIVQNLLMTTHREDAGESRLRTAAYETLNEVVRCSTEETAPIVMQLVPVIMMELHQTLEAEKLSTDEREKRSDLQGLLCGCLQVIIQKLGGMESTKFSFLQYADQMMDLFLRVFACRNATVHEEAMLAIGALAYAAGSNFAKYMAQFYQYLEMGLQNFEEYQVCAITVGVVGDLCRALEDKILPYCDGIMTQLLKDLSSNQLHRSVKPPIFSCFGDIALAIGENFEKYLIYAMPMLQSAADLSAHATAADDEMLDYTNQLRNGILEAYSGILQGFKSSPKTQLLMPYAPHILQFLDALHNGKDMDDSVMKTAIGVLGDLADTLGVHAGPLISQSTSSKQFLDECLSSDDPLVKESADWAKIAVSRAVSG, encoded by the exons ATGTCACTGGATGTTACTCAAATACTCTTGAGTGCACAATCTGCCGATGGCGCGATTAGGAAGCATGCTGAAGAAAGCCTCAAGCAGTTTCAGGAACAAAACCTCCCAGGTTTCTTGTTCTCCCTCTCAAGTGAGTTGGCCAGTGATGAGAAACCTGAGGAGAGCCGTAGGTTGGCTGGTTTGATCCTGAAGAATGCACTCGATGCAAAGGAGGAGCACAGGAAGAGTGAACTTTTTCAGAGATGGCTGGCACTGGATGCTGGTGTCAAGGCGCAAATTAAAGCATTGCTGCTGCAAACTCTCTCGTCTCCTGTTGCAAATGCCAGATCTACCTCTTCTCAAGTTATCGCGAAGGTTGCTGGTATTGAGATCCCTCAGAAGCAATGGCCTGAGCTTATAGTATCACTACTCTCAAGCATACATCAGGTGCAACCAAATGTCAAGCAGGCTACGCTTGAGACACTTGGCTACTTATGTGAGGAAGTTTCTCCGGAAGCTGTTGACCAAGACCAAGTCAATAAGATACTGACTGCCGTTGTTCAGGGTATGAATGCTTCTGAAGGAAACTCTGAGGTGAGGCTTGCAGCCACACGAGCATTGTATAATGCGTTGGGATTTGCTCAGGTTAACTTCTCCAATGACATGGAGCGTGATTATATCATGAGGGTTGTTTGTGAAGCAACCCAGTCACCAGAGGTGAAGATAAGACAGGCTGCTTTTGAGTGTTTGGTGGCCATTTCATCCACTTACTATGATAAGCTGGCCACATACATGCAGGACATATTTAACATCACTGCAAAGGCTGTAAAGGGAGATGAGGAGTCAGTTGCACTTCAGGCCATTGAATTCTGGAGTTCTATATGTGATGAGGAAATTGATATTCTGGACGAGTACAGTAGCGAGTTTACAGCTGACTCTGATGTTCCTTGCTACTATTTTATCAAGCAGGCTCTACCGGCCTTAGTGCCAATGCTGCTGGAGACTCTTCTCAAGCAGGAGGAAGACCAAGACTTGGATGAAGGTGCTTGGAATCTTGCAATGGCTGGGGGAACTTGTCTGGGCCTGGTGGCAAGGACTGTTGGGGATGATATTGTTCCTCTTGTGATGCCTTTTGTTGAGGAGAACATAACGAAGCCTGAATGGAGGCAAAGGGAGGCCGCAACATATGCATTTGGATCCATTTTGGAGGGCCCATCCGCTGATAAACTTGCACCCCTTGTTAATGTCGCATTGAATTTTATGCTGTCAGCATTGATAAAGGACCCAAATAACCATGTCAAGGACACGACTGCTTGGACCCTTGGAAGAATATTCGAGTTTCTTCATGGTTCTGCACTTGAAACTCCTCCCATCATTACAGCTGAGAACTGCCAGCAAATACTTACTGTGCTACTTCAAAGCATGAAGGATGTCCCAAATGTGGCAGAAAAGGCTTGTGGGGCACTCTATTTCCTTGCTCAAGGCTATGTGGATGCTGGATCTGCATCACCTTTATCTCCTTTCTTTCAAGATATTGTTCAGAACCTTCTTATGACCACTCACAGGGAGGATGCTGGAGAATCCAGGCTGCGTACTGCAGCTTATGAGACTCTAAATGAAGTTGTCAGGTGCTCAACTGAGGAGACAGCTCCTATTGTTATGCAGTTGGTACCTGTGATCATGATGGAACTCCATCAGACACTTGAGGCGGAAAAGTTGTCAACTGATGAGAGGGAGAAGCGGAGCGATCTGCAGGGCCTTCTTTGTGGTTGCTTGCAGGTCATTATCCAGAAGTTGGGAGGAATGGAGTCAACAAAATTTTCGTTTTTACAGTATGCAGATCAGATGATGGACCTCTTTTTGAGAGTTTTTGCTTGTAGAAATGCCACTGTGCATGAGGAGGCTATGCTTGCTATTGGTGCATTAGCATATGCAGCCGGTTCAAACTTTGCAAAGTACATGGCACAGTTTTATCAGTATTTGGAAATGGGtcttcagaactttgaagaGTATCAGGTCTGTGCCATTACTGTGGGTGTTGTAGGTGACTTGTGCAGGGCACTGGAGGACAAAATTTTGCCCTACTGTGATGGCATCATGACCCAGCTCCTGAAGGATCTATCCAGCAATCAGTTGCACAGATCTGTAAAACCACCTATATTCTCCTGTTTTGGTGATATTGCACTGGCAATTGGGGAGAACTTTGAGAAGTATCTAATCTATGCCATGCCCATGCTTCAAAGTGCGGCAGATTTGTCGGCGCACGCAACTGCAGCGGATGATGAGATGCTTGACTACACAAATCAATTGAGGAATGGCATCTTGGAGGCTTACTCTGGTATTCTTCAAGGATTTAAGAGTTCACCTAAGACACAATTGCTGATGCCATATGCTCCACATATTCTTCAGTTCCTTGATGCTCTTCATAATGGCAAGGATAT GGATGATTCTGTGATGAAGACTGCAATAGGTGTCTTGGGAGATTTGGCAGACACATTGGGTGTCCATGCTGGTCCTTTGATCAGTCAATCCACCTCAAGCAAGCAATTTTTGGATGAGTGCTTATCATCAGACGATCCCTTGGTCAAAGAATCAGCTGACTGGGCAAAGATTGCAGTTAGCCGTGCGGTTTCAGGTTGA
- the LOC100843519 gene encoding pentatricopeptide repeat-containing protein At4g16470: MGSTSLARTLRSLCIRGELSQAVSLLHRRTVCPFSRTYALLLQECVNRRDARVGKRIHARMISTGFNCNDYMATKLLIFYAKIGELGVARNLFDGMPRRGVVAWNALISGCTRGGLESQALEMFGSMRAEGLRPDQFTFSSVLCACARLAALQHGWRVHGVMVKSDVVGGNVFANSALVDMYLKCSSTEDARRAFAAAPERNVTMWTAVISGHGQHGHVGEALALFDQMTRDGFRPNDVTFLAVLSACAHGGLVDEGLRHFSSMPLDYGLTPKSEHYAAVVDMLARVGRLHDAYELVKNLPDCQEHSVVWGALLGACRKHGDVRLVELAARRFFRLQPGNAGKYVVLANTYAACEMWDSVASTHETMKSLGIRKDPAWSAVELQGKKHIFLSGDLYHDECSAICEACIALAGAISHTEQSVQVTDGVNHCSWLEM, from the coding sequence ATGGGTTCGACTAGCTTAGCACGGACGTTGAGGTCGCTGTGCATCCGAGGCGAGTTATCCCAGGCCGTGAGTCTCCTACACCGGAGAACCGTGTGCCCCTTCTCAAGAACCTACGCTCTTCTGCTGCAAGAATGCGTGAACCGGAGGGACGCGAGGGTCGGCAAGAGGATCCACGCGCGCATGATCTCCACCGGGTTCAACTGCAACGACTACATGGCCACCAAGCTGCTGATCTTCTACGCGAAGATTGGGGAGCTCGGCGTCGCCCGGAACCTGTTCGACGGAATGCCGCGTAGGGGCGTCGTGGCATGGAACGCCCTGATATCGGGGTGCACGCGCGGCGGGCTGGAATCGCAGGCGCTGGAGATGTTCGGCTCGATGCGGGCGGAGGGGCTGAGGCCGGACCAGTTCACGTTCTCGTCGGTGCTCTGCGCGTGCGCGAGGCTGGCCGCGCTGCAGCACGGCTGGCGTGTGCACGGCGTCATGGTCAAGTCGGACGTGGTCGGTGGCAACGTCTTCGCCAACAGCGCGCTCGTCGACATGTACCTCAAGTGCAGCAGCACCGAGGATGCACGCCGGGCTTTCGCAGCCGCGCCGGAGCGGAATGTGACCATGTGGACCGCGGTCATCTCCGGGCATGGCCAGCACGGGCACGTGGGTGAGGCGCTGGCGCTCTTCGACCAGATGACGCGGGACGGGTTCCGGCCGAACGATGTGACGTTCCTCGCCGTGCTCTCAGCCTGTGCGCACGGCGGACTCGTCGATGAGGGGCTGAGGCACTTCTCATCCATGCCGTTGGACTACGGCCTCACCCCGAAGAGCGAGCACTACGCGGCGGTGGTTGACATGCTTGCCAGGGTCGGCAGGCTCCACGACGCGTACGAGCTCGTCAAGAACCTTCCGGACTGCCAGGAGCACTCGGTGGTCTGGGGTGCACTGCTGGGCGCCTGCAGAAAGCACGGCGATGTGAGGCTGGTCGAGCTCGCCGCACGGCGCTTCTTCCGGCTGCAGCCTGGGAACGCTGGCAAATATGTCGTCCTGGCAAACACGTATGCCGCCTGCGAGATGTGGGACAGTGTGGCCAGCACGCATGAGACCATGAAGTCGCTCGGCATTAGGAAAGACCCTGCCTGGAGCGCTGTCGAGCTCCAGGGGAAGAAGCACATTTTCCTTTCTGGGGACTTGTACCACGACGAGTGCTCGGCGATATGTGAGGCCTGCATTGCGTTGGCTGGTGCGATCAGTCACACCGAGCAGTCCGTACAAGTTACGGATGGCGTCAACCATTGCAGCTGGTTGGAGATGTGA
- the LOC100843829 gene encoding probable mannan synthase 9 gives MSVMLFVEKAYMAAVILAMRLFRRCRPERQYRWEPMREDEGDDLELGGNGDYPVVLVQIPMYNEREVYQLSIGAACGLSWPSDRIIVQVLDDSTDPAIKELVQVECQRWARKGVNIKYEIRENRRGYKAGALKEGMKHSYVRDCDLVAIFDADFQPDADFLRRAVPFLVHNPDVALVQARWKFVNADECLMTRMQEMSLDYHFTVEQVVGSSIYAFFGFNGTAGVWRIAAVNEAGGWKDRTTVEDMDLAVRASLKGWKFVFLGDLMVKSELPSTFKAFRYQQHRWSCGPANLFRKMLMDIVRNKKVTLWRKIHVIYNFFLVRKIIGHVVTFVFCCLVIPATVLVPEVEIPKWGYIYIPSIITLLNAVGTPRSVHLLVFWTLFENVMSLHRTKATFIGLLEIGRVNEWVVTEKLGDALKMKTPSKVPKKLRMRIGERLHLLELGVAAYLFFCGCYDISFGNNHYFIFLFMQSITFFVVGVGYVGTFVPH, from the exons ATGTCCGTGATGCTCTTCGTCGAGAAGGCCTACATGGCCGCCGTCATCCTCGCCATGCGCCTgttccgccgctgccgccccgAGCGCCAGTACCGCTGGGAGCCCATGCGCGAAGACGAAGGCGACGACCTCGAGctcggcggcaatggcgactACCCCGTGGTGCTCGTCCAGATCCCCATGTACAACGAGCGCGAG GTGTACCAGCTGTCGATCGGGGCGGCGTGCGGGCTGTCGTGGCCGTCGGATCGGATCATCGTGCAGGTGCTCGACGACTCGACGGACCCCGCCATCAAG GAGCTGGTGCAGGTGGAGTGCCAGCGGTGGGCTCGGAAGGGCGTGAACATCAAGTACGAGATCCGGGAGAACCGGCGGGGCTACAAGGCCGGCGCCCTCAAGGAAGGCATGAAGCACAGCTACGTCAGGGACTGCGACCTCGTCGCCATCTTCGACGCCGACTTCCAACCCGACGCCGacttcctccgccgcgccgtcccctTCCTCGTCCACAACCCCGACGTCGCGCTCGTCCAGGCCCGATGGAAATTCG TGAACGCGGATGAATGCTTGATGACAAGGATGCAGGAGATGTCTCTGGACTACCACTTCACGGTGGAGCAAGTAGTAGGCTCCTCCATCTATGCCTTCTTCGGCTTCAATG GTACCGCTGGCGTGTGGCGAATTGCTGCTGTGAATGAGGCAGGTGGCTGGAAGGACCGAACCACGGTTGAGGACATGGATCTGGCAGTCCGAGCAAGCCTCAAGGGGTGGAAGTTTGTATTCCTGGGTGATCTCATG GTCAAAAGTGAGCTCCCGAGCACATTCAAAGCGTTCCGGTACCAGCAGCATAGATGGTCGTGCGGGCCCGCAAATCTGTTCAGGAAAATGTTGATGGACATTGTCAGGAATAAG AAAGTGACGCTGTGGAGGAAGATCCATGTCATCTACAACTTCTTCTTGGTGCGCAAGATTATCGGGCACGTTGTGACCTTTGTGTTCTGCTGCCTTGTTATCCCGGCCACAGTCTTAGTTCCCGAGGTTGAGATACCAAAGTGGGGTTACATCTATATTCCCAGCATCATCACCCTTCTCAATGCTGTTGGGACTCCAAG GTCTGTTCACTTACTTGTCTTCTGGACTCTGTTTGAAAATGTCATGTCATTGCATAGAACAAAGGCCACCTTCATTGGTCTATTGGAGATAGGTAGAGTGAACGAATGGGTGGTGACAGAAAAGCTTGGCGACGCTCTGAAGATGAAAACGCCAAGCAAAGTTCCCAAGAAGCTACGGATGAGGATAGGAGAAAG GTTGCATCTCCTGGAGCTTGGTGTTGCAGCTTACCTCTTCTTTTGCGGATGCTATGACATTTCATTCGGGAACAAccattacttcatctttctgtTTATGCAATCCATCACTTTCTTCGTTGTCGGTGTGGGATATGTCGGGACATTTGTCCCGCACTGA
- the LOC100845975 gene encoding peroxiredoxin-2E-1, chloroplastic, with translation MATSTLATLSATAAAAGVKRLLLSPHSSSLSFSSRRLASAGPLRAAGLLRAPRRALSAAASPTTAAATIAVGDRLPDATLSYFDSPDGELKTVTVSDLTAGKKVVLFAVPGAFTPTCTQKHLPGFVAKAGELRAKGVDTVACVSVNDAFVMRAWKDSLGVGDEVLLLSDGNGELTRAMGVELDLSDKPVGLGVRSRRYALLAEDGVVKVLNLEEGGSFTNSSAEDMLKAL, from the coding sequence ATGGCCACCTCCACCCTCGCCACCCTCTCcgcgacggccgccgccgccggggtcaagcgcctcctcctctcgcccCACTcatcctccctctccttctcctcccgccgcctcgCATCCGCGGGccccctccgcgccgccgggctCCTCCGCGCGCCGCGGCGTGCCCTGTCGGCGGCCGCGTCCCcgacgacggccgcggcgACCATCGCAGTCGGTGACCGTCTCCCTGACGCGACGCTCTCCTACTTCGACTCCCCCGACGGCGAGCTGAAGACGGTGACCGTCAGCGACCTCACCGCCGGCAAGAAGGTGGTCCTGTTCGCGGTCCCCGGCGCGTTCACCCCCACCTGCACCCAGAAGCACCTCCCGGGGTTCGTGGCCAAGGCCGGGGAGCTCCGCGCCAAGGGGGTGGACACCGTGGCCTGCGTCTCCGTCAACGACGCGTTCGTGATGCGCGCGTGGAAGGACAGCCTGGGCGTCGGTGACgaggtgctgctgctgtcggACGGGAACGGCGAGCTGACGCGCGCCATGGGCGTGGAGCTCGACCTGTCGGACAAGCCGGTGGGGCTCGGCGTGCGGTCCAGGCGCTACGCGCTGCTGGCCGAGGACGGCGTCGTCAAGGTGCTCAACCTCGAGGAAGGCGGCTCGTTCACCAACAGCAGCGCCGAGGACATGCTCAAGGCGCTCTGA